One genomic window of Halorubrum hochsteinianum includes the following:
- a CDS encoding heme-binding protein — translation MVEAPQTAEGWFSLHDFRSIDWDAWRDAPESERRRAIEEGASFLKHRERIADADDGESALFSVLGHKADLLFLHFRPSLDDLSAIERRFEDTALAKFTERETSYVSVTEVSGYVSDDYFEEGADAVDEGLRRYIEGKLKPEIPDDEYVSFYPMSKRRGEEHNWYDLDFEERADLMAGHGEVGKEYAGKIKQVIASSVGFDDHEWGVTLFGADPTDIKDIVYEMRFDPASSRYGEFGDFYVGRRFPPSDLDAFLAGETVPTGRVPEADSAGHPRGEGGRDGAHGHGSEGGGHADDGHGRGEGHNHSGAGGGPAHGDHPHGDEEAGGDGDHPHGEGGGRGGDAHGGEGDDDDGDIRGELADLDIYAGKPHGEDVYATVLYSEADVDELFDEVEGLRGNFDHYGTHVKTAVYEGRHTDRAAVVSIWDTASAAETAGGFLSELPDIVARAGEESGFGTMGMFYTVKPDYQTEFVDTFDDVGELLGEMDGHVETDLMVNVEDENDMFIASQWNAKEDAMAFFRSDEFSETVQWGRDVLADRPRHVFLA, via the coding sequence ATGGTCGAGGCTCCACAGACCGCCGAAGGGTGGTTCTCGCTACACGACTTCCGGTCGATCGACTGGGACGCCTGGCGCGACGCGCCGGAGTCCGAGCGACGGCGGGCGATAGAGGAGGGGGCGTCCTTCCTGAAACACCGCGAACGGATCGCCGACGCGGACGACGGCGAGTCGGCGCTGTTCTCCGTGCTGGGCCACAAGGCGGACCTCCTCTTCTTACACTTCCGCCCCTCCCTCGACGATCTGTCCGCCATCGAGCGCCGCTTCGAGGACACCGCGCTCGCGAAGTTCACCGAGCGCGAGACCTCCTACGTCTCCGTCACCGAGGTGTCCGGGTACGTCTCCGACGACTACTTCGAGGAGGGCGCGGACGCCGTCGACGAGGGGCTGCGCCGGTACATCGAGGGGAAGCTGAAGCCCGAGATCCCGGACGACGAGTACGTCAGCTTCTACCCGATGAGCAAGCGCCGCGGCGAGGAGCACAACTGGTACGACCTCGACTTCGAGGAGCGCGCCGACCTGATGGCCGGCCACGGCGAGGTCGGCAAGGAGTACGCGGGGAAGATCAAGCAGGTGATCGCCTCCTCCGTCGGTTTCGACGACCACGAGTGGGGCGTCACGCTGTTCGGGGCCGACCCCACCGACATCAAGGACATCGTCTACGAGATGCGGTTCGACCCCGCCTCCTCGCGGTACGGCGAGTTCGGCGACTTCTACGTCGGCCGCCGCTTCCCGCCGAGCGACCTCGACGCGTTCCTCGCGGGCGAGACGGTCCCGACCGGGCGCGTCCCCGAGGCGGACAGCGCCGGCCACCCCCGCGGCGAAGGGGGCCGCGACGGCGCGCACGGCCACGGGAGCGAGGGCGGCGGCCACGCCGACGACGGACACGGCCGCGGCGAGGGACACAATCACTCGGGCGCGGGCGGCGGGCCCGCCCACGGCGACCACCCGCACGGCGACGAGGAGGCCGGCGGCGATGGCGACCACCCCCACGGCGAGGGCGGCGGTCGCGGCGGGGACGCCCACGGCGGCGAGGGCGACGACGACGACGGTGACATCCGCGGCGAGCTCGCCGACCTCGACATCTACGCCGGCAAGCCCCACGGCGAGGACGTGTACGCCACCGTCCTCTACAGCGAGGCCGACGTGGACGAGCTGTTTGACGAGGTCGAGGGGCTGCGCGGCAACTTCGATCACTACGGCACCCACGTCAAGACCGCGGTGTACGAGGGGCGACACACCGACCGCGCCGCCGTCGTCTCCATCTGGGACACGGCGTCGGCCGCGGAGACCGCGGGCGGCTTCCTCTCCGAACTCCCGGACATCGTCGCGCGCGCCGGCGAGGAGTCCGGCTTCGGCACGATGGGGATGTTCTACACCGTCAAGCCCGACTACCAGACGGAGTTCGTCGACACCTTCGACGACGTTGGCGAGCTGCTCGGCGAGATGGACGGCCACGTCGAGACCGACCTGATGGTGAACGTCGAAGACGAGAACGACATGTTCATCGCCAGCCAGTGGAACGCGAAGGAGGACGCGATGGCGTTCTTCCGCTCCGACGAGTTCTCCGAGACCGTCCAGTGGGGCCGCGACGTGCTCGCCGACCGGCCGCGGCACGTCTTCCTCGCCTGA
- a CDS encoding PadR family transcriptional regulator: MRKSGPPKGLISYLVLELLDERPRYGYELLGEITEISGGHWEPSYGSVYPILYKFEEEGVAERVERADEPDRKYFALTDAGREELAEKRAAIGGEARDFGDVVLGFYHLYAALATDDRFEVDDADAERKYSERYSAWVVEQMIRHHERDFGEFERIDASPEEFHAEPDADAAAEADPSETGTADDADEASSGAADD; this comes from the coding sequence ATGCGGAAAAGCGGTCCTCCGAAAGGCCTGATCTCGTACCTCGTGTTGGAGCTGCTCGACGAGCGCCCCCGGTACGGCTACGAGCTGCTCGGCGAGATCACGGAGATAAGCGGCGGCCACTGGGAGCCCTCCTACGGCTCCGTCTACCCCATCCTCTACAAGTTCGAGGAGGAGGGCGTCGCGGAGCGCGTCGAGCGCGCCGACGAGCCGGACCGCAAGTACTTCGCGCTCACCGACGCGGGCCGCGAGGAACTGGCCGAGAAGCGCGCCGCGATCGGCGGCGAGGCGAGGGACTTCGGCGACGTCGTCCTCGGGTTTTACCACCTGTACGCCGCGCTCGCCACCGACGACCGCTTCGAGGTCGACGACGCCGACGCCGAGCGGAAGTATTCCGAGCGGTACAGCGCGTGGGTCGTCGAACAGATGATCCGCCACCACGAGCGCGACTTCGGCGAGTTCGAGCGGATCGACGCCTCGCCCGAGGAGTTCCACGCCGAGCCCGACGCGGACGCCGCCGCCGAGGCCGACCCGTCCGAAACCGGGACCGCGGACGACGCCGACGAGGCCTCGTCCGGCGCGGCCGACGACTGA
- a CDS encoding SDR family NAD(P)-dependent oxidoreductase, with protein MDVLVTGAAGGIGGGVARSLAAAGHDVLGVDRDADGLADLPDAVETAAIDLRDEAAVRELLADRPLDAVVSCVGGYEIAAVEDTSVEAFRRQLDTNLTAVHATVSAALPALRERGGRVVVVGSMVGSVALPYHGAYSAAKAGLDGYVDALRREVGHRGVDVTLIEPGPVPTGFNERAAAAAAAADSDGPYADAYRAFEGYSPAATDLETVVERVVTATTADRPRTRYRVSRRARWLPRLARVLPDRLYDRLVRAGLPGGVLWRLLHR; from the coding sequence ATGGACGTGCTCGTGACGGGGGCGGCGGGCGGGATCGGCGGCGGGGTCGCGCGCTCGCTCGCGGCCGCCGGGCACGACGTTCTCGGAGTCGACCGCGACGCGGACGGGCTGGCAGACCTGCCCGACGCGGTCGAGACCGCCGCGATCGACCTCCGCGACGAGGCCGCCGTCCGAGAGCTGCTCGCCGACCGGCCGCTCGACGCGGTCGTCTCCTGCGTCGGCGGCTACGAGATCGCGGCGGTCGAAGACACCTCCGTCGAGGCTTTCCGGCGGCAGTTGGACACGAACCTGACCGCGGTCCACGCGACCGTCTCCGCCGCGCTCCCGGCGCTGCGCGAGCGCGGCGGGCGGGTCGTGGTCGTCGGCTCGATGGTCGGGTCGGTCGCGTTGCCGTATCACGGCGCGTACAGCGCCGCGAAGGCCGGACTCGACGGCTACGTCGACGCGCTCCGCAGGGAAGTCGGCCACCGCGGGGTCGACGTGACGCTGATCGAGCCGGGGCCGGTCCCGACCGGGTTCAACGAGCGGGCGGCCGCGGCGGCCGCGGCTGCCGATTCGGACGGCCCCTACGCCGACGCCTACCGCGCGTTCGAGGGGTACTCGCCGGCCGCCACCGACCTCGAAACGGTCGTCGAGCGCGTGGTGACCGCGACGACGGCGGACCGACCGCGGACCCGCTACCGGGTGAGCCGCCGGGCGCGGTGGCTGCCGCGGCTCGCCCGCGTGCTCCCCGACCGGCTGTACGACCGGCTCGTGCGCGCCGGGCTCCCCGGCGGAGTCCTGTGGCGGCTGCTCCATCGGTAA
- a CDS encoding ABC transporter substrate-binding protein produces MYQLTRTASRRSFLAAAGGTATVGLAGCVGGGNGGGLDELTVAHMPIYPDLQWYVMEGEGYFSEIDAEITGQEFGNGPAIVQALGGGDIDVAMFGIVPAMIAIDRGVPARVTAANIREPMGIMAEESFHETFESQGADAFAAWEAETGEPFTFGTFPQGSVPDVLLRYWLRDVGVDPAANESVEIIEINGASAVWQAIANDEIDGTSIMEPVPTIAQAEGSSVTMLRTAAEVLPGQPAAVTLMSDAVRDSPLAAQFLEQHVRATEFIDANPDATAEHVNEGIGMPVDRARKALDSPLSNFITDPNEITDATQVFSEFAAGNDQIDEQLSTDQIFDLEAYDSL; encoded by the coding sequence ATGTACCAGTTAACGCGGACAGCGTCGCGACGGTCCTTCCTCGCGGCCGCGGGCGGAACTGCGACGGTCGGCCTCGCCGGCTGCGTCGGCGGCGGCAACGGCGGCGGACTCGACGAGCTGACGGTCGCGCACATGCCGATCTATCCCGACCTCCAGTGGTACGTGATGGAGGGCGAGGGCTACTTCTCCGAGATCGACGCCGAGATCACGGGACAGGAGTTCGGCAACGGTCCCGCGATCGTTCAGGCGCTCGGCGGCGGCGACATCGACGTCGCGATGTTCGGGATCGTCCCCGCCATGATCGCGATCGACCGCGGCGTCCCCGCGCGGGTGACCGCCGCGAACATCCGGGAGCCGATGGGGATCATGGCCGAGGAGTCGTTCCACGAGACGTTCGAGTCGCAGGGGGCCGACGCGTTCGCGGCGTGGGAGGCGGAGACCGGCGAGCCGTTCACCTTCGGCACGTTCCCGCAGGGGAGCGTCCCGGACGTGCTGCTCCGCTACTGGCTCCGGGACGTCGGCGTCGACCCGGCCGCGAACGAGAGCGTCGAGATCATCGAGATCAACGGCGCGAGCGCGGTGTGGCAGGCGATCGCCAACGACGAGATCGACGGCACCTCGATCATGGAACCGGTGCCGACCATCGCGCAGGCGGAGGGCTCGTCCGTGACGATGCTCCGGACCGCCGCCGAGGTCCTCCCCGGCCAGCCCGCCGCGGTCACCCTGATGAGCGACGCGGTGCGGGACTCGCCGCTCGCGGCGCAGTTCCTCGAACAGCACGTCCGCGCGACCGAGTTCATCGACGCGAACCCGGACGCGACCGCCGAACACGTCAACGAGGGGATCGGGATGCCGGTCGACCGCGCGCGGAAGGCGCTCGACTCGCCGCTGTCGAACTTCATCACTGACCCCAACGAGATCACGGACGCGACGCAGGTGTTTTCGGAGTTCGCGGCCGGGAACGACCAGATCGACGAGCAGCTGTCGACCGATCAGATCTTCGATCTGGAGGCGTACGACTCGCTCTGA
- a CDS encoding ABC transporter permease has translation MATETGSELGGDAAVAVGLGDPRRLLRGALGVAGFLVVWYVVSLGSPAYVVPSPVAVTEAFASELASGDMTAALFQSVSHWIPGTVVGTAFGVGAGVALGWSRLLDDLTAPLVRTLRPVPPLALIGFAIAWFGINDWGAAFIIAVGAFWINFYAAYGAVEGVSEDLLDVGRTLGVRGDLDAVRSIVLPASTPGIMTGIRTGLGRCWMLVVASEIFGVPGVGREIIRASNNLRVDQAIAYILVLSLMYLLVDVAFRAVERRVLVWRA, from the coding sequence ATGGCGACCGAAACCGGATCGGAACTGGGCGGCGACGCGGCCGTCGCGGTCGGGCTCGGCGACCCCCGCCGGCTCCTCCGCGGCGCGCTCGGCGTCGCGGGGTTCCTCGTCGTCTGGTACGTCGTCTCGCTCGGCTCGCCCGCGTACGTGGTTCCCTCGCCGGTCGCGGTCACCGAGGCGTTCGCGAGCGAACTGGCGTCGGGAGACATGACCGCGGCGCTCTTCCAGAGCGTCAGTCACTGGATCCCCGGCACCGTCGTCGGGACCGCGTTCGGCGTCGGCGCGGGCGTGGCGCTCGGGTGGAGCCGGCTGCTCGACGACCTCACCGCGCCGCTCGTCCGGACGCTGCGACCCGTGCCGCCGCTCGCGCTGATCGGCTTCGCGATCGCGTGGTTCGGCATCAACGACTGGGGCGCGGCCTTCATCATCGCGGTGGGGGCGTTCTGGATCAACTTCTACGCGGCGTACGGCGCGGTCGAGGGCGTCTCCGAGGACCTCCTCGACGTGGGGCGGACGCTCGGCGTCCGGGGCGACCTCGACGCGGTCCGGTCGATCGTGCTGCCGGCGTCGACGCCGGGGATCATGACCGGGATCCGGACCGGACTGGGGCGGTGTTGGATGCTCGTCGTCGCCTCGGAGATCTTCGGCGTTCCCGGGGTCGGCCGCGAGATCATCCGCGCCAGCAACAACCTGCGCGTCGACCAGGCGATCGCGTACATCCTCGTGTTGAGCCTGATGTACCTCCTCGTCGACGTGGCGTTCCGCGCGGTCGAACGGAGGGTGTTGGTGTGGCGCGCATGA
- a CDS encoding ABC transporter ATP-binding protein, which yields MNGNGADDGEAGSLPPAAASVALDGVGKTYPADGDGDPVRALDDVSFSVADGEFVCLVGPSGCGKTTLFRIVAGLTEATGGRVLLDGTEVTGPTTDMGVVFQEYHLFPWLTVAENVGFGLERSDRSPDERERRVGEMLDLVGLTEFRNAYPKSLSGGMKQRVAIARALAVDPDLLLMDEPFGAVDAQTREMLQRELLDVWASTGKTVLFVTHDVAEAVTLADRIVVMAADPGRVREVVDVDVGRPRERGDAAFAEYVGRVRELIGAGP from the coding sequence ATGAACGGGAACGGCGCGGACGACGGGGAAGCCGGATCCCTCCCGCCCGCGGCCGCGAGCGTCGCGCTCGACGGGGTCGGCAAGACGTACCCCGCCGACGGCGACGGCGACCCGGTGCGCGCGCTCGACGACGTGTCGTTCTCGGTCGCGGACGGCGAGTTCGTCTGCCTCGTCGGCCCGTCGGGCTGCGGGAAGACGACGCTGTTCCGGATCGTGGCCGGGCTGACCGAGGCGACGGGCGGCCGGGTCCTCCTCGACGGGACCGAGGTCACGGGCCCGACGACGGACATGGGCGTGGTGTTCCAGGAGTACCACCTGTTCCCGTGGCTGACGGTCGCCGAGAACGTCGGGTTCGGACTGGAACGGAGCGACCGCTCGCCCGACGAGCGCGAGCGGCGGGTCGGCGAGATGCTCGACCTCGTCGGCCTGACGGAGTTCCGGAACGCCTACCCGAAGTCGCTGTCGGGCGGGATGAAACAGCGCGTCGCCATCGCCCGGGCGCTCGCCGTCGACCCGGACCTCCTGCTGATGGACGAGCCGTTCGGCGCGGTGGACGCCCAGACCCGAGAGATGCTCCAGCGGGAGCTGCTCGACGTGTGGGCGTCGACGGGGAAGACCGTCCTCTTCGTCACGCACGACGTGGCGGAGGCGGTGACGCTCGCGGACCGGATCGTCGTGATGGCCGCCGACCCGGGCCGCGTCCGCGAGGTCGTCGACGTCGACGTCGGGCGGCCGCGAGAGCGCGGCGACGCAGCCTTCGCCGAGTACGTCGGCCGCGTACGGGAACTGATCGGTGCCGGTCCGTAG
- a CDS encoding BMP family lipoprotein, with protein sequence MKNVRTATLSRRRLTVGLGGAVAGALSGCLGDGTDGTASMESGDDDSTDGGTDAIRNAGDASATVGMIYALGGLDDRSFNDAANRGIQRARLDHDVAFANEEPGSLPEFETTQADLSASDDPDYDLVCCIGFLQADALSTVAGEYPDQRYAIVDSVVDRDNVASYVFREHEGSFQAGHLAGLVTSRDLSVGAGSTRPDERTVGYVGGVESDLVRKFEAGYRAGVDHAAADVSVRSTYLGDFDDPEGGYDAAAEMYEAGADVVYHAAGGSGLGVFQAAQEYGRYAIGVDSDQSRSNPRYADVILGSMVKRVGTAVYDAAERTIDDDLQTGSTRALGLAEDGVALVYGTSLGPAIPDEVRAAIAESGERIADGDLSVPSDPEAVGQ encoded by the coding sequence ATGAAAAACGTGCGAACTGCCACGCTCTCTCGGCGGCGGCTCACCGTCGGCCTCGGCGGCGCGGTCGCAGGCGCGCTGTCCGGGTGTCTCGGGGACGGGACCGACGGGACGGCGTCGATGGAGTCCGGCGACGACGACTCGACGGACGGGGGAACCGACGCGATCCGAAACGCGGGCGACGCGAGCGCCACGGTCGGGATGATCTACGCCCTCGGCGGACTCGACGACCGGTCGTTCAACGACGCCGCGAACCGGGGGATCCAGCGCGCTCGCCTCGATCACGACGTGGCCTTCGCGAACGAGGAACCGGGCTCGCTCCCTGAGTTCGAGACGACGCAGGCCGACCTGTCGGCGTCGGACGACCCCGACTACGACTTGGTCTGTTGTATCGGCTTCCTTCAGGCGGACGCGCTCTCGACGGTCGCGGGCGAGTACCCCGACCAGCGGTACGCCATCGTCGACTCGGTCGTCGACCGCGACAACGTGGCGAGCTACGTGTTCCGCGAACACGAGGGGTCGTTCCAGGCCGGGCACCTCGCCGGGCTGGTGACGAGCCGCGACCTCTCCGTCGGCGCGGGGTCGACCCGCCCCGACGAGCGGACCGTCGGCTACGTCGGCGGCGTCGAGTCGGACCTCGTGCGCAAGTTCGAGGCCGGCTACCGCGCCGGCGTCGACCACGCGGCCGCCGACGTGTCGGTCCGCTCCACCTACCTCGGCGACTTCGACGACCCCGAGGGCGGGTACGACGCCGCCGCGGAGATGTACGAGGCGGGGGCCGACGTGGTGTACCACGCGGCCGGCGGCAGCGGGCTCGGCGTATTCCAGGCCGCACAGGAGTACGGGCGGTACGCGATCGGCGTCGACTCCGACCAGTCGCGGAGCAACCCGCGGTACGCGGACGTGATCCTCGGGTCGATGGTGAAGCGGGTCGGCACCGCGGTGTACGACGCCGCCGAGCGGACGATCGACGACGACCTCCAGACCGGGTCGACGAGGGCGCTCGGCCTCGCCGAGGACGGCGTCGCGCTCGTGTACGGCACGTCGCTCGGTCCGGCGATCCCGGACGAGGTCCGCGCGGCGATCGCCGAGTCCGGCGAGCGGATCGCCGACGGCGACCTGTCGGTCCCCTCGGACCCGGAGGCGGTGGGCCAATGA